A DNA window from Maribellus comscasis contains the following coding sequences:
- a CDS encoding sulfatase family protein, producing the protein MKGLFTMLFCFTIFSSNSQEKPNILFIVSEDNGPELGCYGAPVKTPNLDKLAKDGILFKNAYVPQSGCSQSRAAFLTGLYPHQSGQVGLATWKYQMYNPETPNIPKSLKAAGYTTGIIGKLHVNPESAFPFDYISPSHPINDSNFRRKNMAGYATDAREFINSTNQSFYLQVNYPDAHAPFLKQVDGLPKKPLTAKDVDALPYMEANNEKMKEATANYYNCIMRLDTYIGDLLKVLKESGKYDNTLIVYIGDHGADLLRGKRTSYEGGIIIPMIISWPGKSLENESLFQMVSTIDLYPTFLDVAGLHVPEYLPGKSLLPLLKGKKTKWRDYLFAEYHTHSNHNPYPQRTVRDNRYKLIYNPISGIENPGYDFTLSHTVKISQGELFEDMTPQVKNAYLLMKNPPEFELYDLKNDPYEMTNLSEDKNYAEILNRLKDELSKWQKATSDPFTDPLKARTLFNMIIETGADAKERKQVPYLDMMDPKLNFDK; encoded by the coding sequence ATGAAAGGGCTATTTACAATGCTTTTTTGTTTTACGATATTCTCTTCCAACAGTCAGGAAAAGCCTAATATTCTTTTTATTGTTTCAGAAGATAACGGCCCGGAGTTGGGTTGCTATGGTGCACCTGTGAAAACGCCAAACCTTGATAAGCTTGCTAAAGACGGAATTCTTTTCAAAAATGCATATGTTCCTCAATCCGGATGTTCACAATCGCGTGCTGCTTTCCTCACGGGTCTGTACCCTCATCAAAGCGGACAAGTTGGACTGGCAACATGGAAATATCAAATGTACAACCCTGAAACACCCAATATTCCTAAAAGTTTGAAAGCTGCCGGCTACACCACTGGCATAATCGGTAAATTGCACGTAAACCCTGAATCTGCATTTCCGTTCGATTATATTTCTCCATCTCACCCAATTAACGACAGCAATTTCAGAAGAAAAAATATGGCTGGTTATGCCACAGATGCCAGGGAATTTATAAATAGCACAAATCAATCCTTTTATTTGCAGGTAAATTATCCCGATGCACACGCTCCTTTTTTGAAACAAGTTGACGGATTGCCTAAAAAACCTTTAACTGCTAAAGATGTAGATGCTCTTCCTTATATGGAAGCGAACAATGAAAAAATGAAAGAGGCCACTGCTAACTATTACAATTGCATTATGCGGCTCGATACCTATATCGGTGACTTGCTAAAAGTACTGAAAGAAAGCGGAAAATACGATAATACATTGATTGTTTATATCGGCGACCACGGAGCTGATTTATTACGGGGAAAAAGAACGAGTTATGAAGGTGGGATTATAATTCCCATGATTATTTCCTGGCCAGGCAAAAGTTTGGAAAATGAAAGTCTGTTTCAAATGGTCAGTACTATCGATTTGTATCCTACATTTCTCGATGTTGCAGGATTGCACGTCCCTGAATATTTACCCGGCAAATCATTGCTTCCGTTATTAAAAGGAAAAAAAACGAAATGGAGAGATTATTTATTTGCCGAATATCATACCCATTCCAATCACAATCCTTATCCTCAGCGTACAGTGAGAGATAATCGCTATAAACTAATATACAATCCAATTTCAGGAATTGAAAACCCCGGGTATGATTTTACCTTGTCTCACACTGTTAAAATTAGTCAAGGCGAACTTTTTGAAGATATGACACCACAAGTTAAAAATGCTTATCTCTTAATGAAAAATCCACCCGAATTTGAACTTTACGATTTAAAAAATGATCCTTATGAGATGACCAACCTTTCAGAAGATAAAAATTATGCAGAAATACTTAATAGATTAAAAGACGAATTGTCTAAATGGCAAAAGGCAACATCCGATCCATTCACTGACCCGTTAAAAGCCCGTACTCTTTTCAATATGATTATAGAAACAGGAGCTGATGCAAAGGAAAGGAAACAGGTGCCTTATTTAGATATGATGGATCCAAAACTCAATTTTGATAAATAA
- a CDS encoding sialidase family protein, translated as MKLSNINFRLLITGLAIIVLNSCNNRPANTSISADTTGFDKRNISIPTVDISKDSSRHVIISKGTKDKRNGHCSTLLMPDGKTMFVAWTFGHGGPVGPLKKSTDGGLTWSGLLNVPENWSQYENCPPLYRLTDPQGKERLFIFANRKIRKEFIKRDFPLDGNKDFQMYQSISEDGGTTWSPMEATPLSDRKGYLSENSLPPTVMPFTAIVSAEGGKSLLGFTNLRRVGEWDRTNIIAQSHSTDGGLTWSYWRVILDLGSTFKLCEPEVIRSPDGNQLLMLIRENNRDYNSWIMISNNEGKTWSEPYQSTASVTMDRHQATYAPDGRLVIVGRDVAENSPTKGHFVAWVGTYDDLVEGREGQYRVKLLHTYKTTEYPGLEVLPDGTFVATNSVSYHPGENYSLVSTRFKLEELDNMLK; from the coding sequence ATGAAATTATCCAATATAAATTTTAGACTTCTGATTACAGGCCTGGCCATTATAGTTTTAAACAGTTGCAATAACAGGCCGGCAAATACCAGCATTTCTGCAGATACAACTGGTTTCGATAAAAGAAACATTAGCATTCCAACAGTAGACATTTCAAAGGATTCTTCCCGTCATGTAATCATATCAAAAGGCACAAAAGACAAGCGAAACGGACATTGCAGTACTTTATTAATGCCCGATGGCAAAACAATGTTTGTTGCCTGGACCTTTGGTCATGGTGGCCCGGTAGGTCCTTTAAAAAAAAGTACCGATGGTGGACTTACATGGAGCGGGCTGTTAAATGTTCCTGAAAACTGGTCTCAATATGAAAATTGTCCTCCACTCTATCGTTTGACTGACCCACAGGGGAAAGAACGTTTATTCATATTTGCCAATCGAAAAATCCGAAAAGAATTTATAAAAAGAGACTTTCCGCTGGATGGAAATAAAGACTTTCAAATGTACCAGTCAATTTCTGAAGATGGAGGTACTACCTGGTCACCAATGGAAGCAACACCTTTGTCTGACAGGAAAGGATACTTAAGTGAAAATTCATTGCCGCCTACTGTTATGCCATTTACTGCTATTGTATCTGCTGAGGGTGGGAAAAGTTTGCTGGGTTTCACCAATCTCAGGAGGGTTGGAGAATGGGATCGAACCAACATCATTGCTCAAAGCCATTCAACTGATGGCGGATTAACCTGGAGCTACTGGCGGGTAATATTAGATCTTGGCTCTACCTTTAAACTTTGCGAACCCGAAGTTATTCGTTCTCCGGATGGTAATCAGTTATTAATGCTGATTCGTGAAAACAACAGAGACTACAATTCATGGATAATGATTTCAAATAATGAAGGAAAAACCTGGTCTGAACCATACCAATCTACAGCCAGTGTAACAATGGACAGACATCAGGCCACATATGCTCCGGATGGCCGCCTGGTTATTGTGGGCAGAGATGTTGCAGAAAACAGCCCCACCAAAGGCCACTTTGTTGCATGGGTTGGTACTTACGATGATTTGGTTGAAGGACGTGAAGGACAATACAGGGTAAAACTTTTACATACTTATAAAACAACGGAATACCCAGGACTTGAAGTACTGCCTGACGGAACCTTTGTTGCTACAAACTCTGTTAGTTATCATCCGGGGGAGAATTACTCTCTCGTTTCAACCCGGTTTAAATTGGAAGAACTTGATAACATGTTGAAATGA
- a CDS encoding sulfatase, producing the protein MQVKKLLWTVTFIFFSLLTFAHKDSNKVTNTYNVLFIAVDDLRPTIGCYGDKRAITPNIDRLAKSGTIFTNAYCQQAVCNPSRASILTGLRPNENGVTDLVTHFREKVPDVITLPQIFINAGYQVNNIGKIYHGKNDTQDDISWSEPPKFNISVKEEQYYLPENKKGGKAASFEFADVEDSSYIDGKITHEAVSLLKEYKKSEKKFFLAIGFKKPHLPFCAPKKYWDMYKNTDFSNITDKERPENAPDIAFHQWQELRGYTDIPNKGELTSEKEQELWRSYYACVSYIDVQIGKIINELNRLKLSENTIVILWGDHGYHLGEQNLWCKSTNFELDDRIPLIISAPGFSREGASSEAIVEALDIYPTLIDLCSIKPTKKLSGMSLKPLLLNADKKWNHVAYSQFCRPYKALSSKNATHMGYTIRTYDWRYTVWYNLQNDSVEYRELYDLSKYRVERKNLAGMDKYTKVEKKLGKQLETYKNIK; encoded by the coding sequence ATGCAGGTTAAAAAATTATTATGGACAGTCACTTTTATTTTCTTCTCATTATTAACATTTGCACATAAAGACAGCAATAAGGTAACAAACACATATAATGTATTATTTATTGCTGTCGATGATTTACGCCCAACAATCGGATGTTATGGCGACAAAAGAGCCATAACACCCAATATCGACAGGTTGGCAAAAAGCGGCACTATTTTTACAAATGCCTATTGTCAGCAGGCTGTATGCAATCCATCAAGAGCATCCATATTAACCGGATTAAGACCCAATGAAAATGGAGTGACCGATCTTGTTACCCATTTCAGGGAGAAAGTTCCTGATGTTATCACGCTTCCTCAGATTTTTATTAATGCCGGATATCAGGTTAACAACATAGGGAAAATTTATCATGGCAAAAATGATACACAGGATGACATATCATGGTCGGAGCCACCAAAATTTAATATTTCCGTAAAAGAAGAACAATATTATTTACCTGAGAATAAAAAAGGCGGAAAGGCTGCATCATTTGAATTTGCAGATGTTGAAGATAGCAGCTACATAGATGGAAAGATAACTCATGAGGCCGTCAGCCTGTTGAAAGAATATAAAAAATCCGAAAAAAAATTCTTTCTGGCCATTGGATTTAAGAAACCCCATCTTCCGTTCTGTGCCCCTAAAAAATACTGGGATATGTACAAAAACACTGATTTTTCAAACATAACAGATAAAGAAAGACCCGAAAACGCTCCTGATATAGCATTCCATCAGTGGCAGGAATTAAGAGGATACACTGATATTCCAAACAAAGGGGAACTTACCAGCGAAAAAGAACAGGAACTTTGGCGTAGCTATTATGCTTGCGTTAGTTATATTGATGTTCAAATTGGTAAAATTATAAACGAACTAAATCGGTTGAAGTTAAGTGAAAATACAATAGTTATTTTATGGGGAGACCATGGCTATCATCTTGGGGAACAGAATTTATGGTGTAAATCGACCAATTTTGAACTCGACGACCGCATACCTCTGATTATATCGGCTCCGGGTTTTTCAAGAGAAGGTGCAAGCTCAGAAGCAATTGTGGAAGCATTAGATATTTATCCTACACTTATTGACTTGTGTAGTATTAAACCTACAAAAAAATTAAGTGGAATGAGTTTAAAACCGTTGTTATTAAATGCTGACAAAAAATGGAACCATGTTGCCTACAGCCAGTTCTGCAGGCCTTACAAAGCACTGTCTTCAAAAAATGCTACACACATGGGTTACACCATCAGAACTTATGATTGGAGATACACTGTTTGGTATAATCTGCAAAATGATTCTGTTGAGTACAGGGAACTTTACGATTTAAGCAAATATCGTGTAGAAAGGAAAAATCTTGCAGGAATGGATAAATACACAAAAGTTGAGAAAAAGCTCGGCAAACAACTTGAAACATATAAAAATATAAAATGA
- a CDS encoding uroporphyrinogen decarboxylase family protein — protein MDSKQRIKLATNHREPDKVPAHMNATKWVVAKLKKALDVTTDKELLKSLHIDIYDMRGIDLNSGTVPKYIGPENELFTNWKGGIFSFWNMREFENKTDAGWTMEAPPPPLSNALSKEECEKYLWPDNNWFDYSNLRKELEEWNDFSIMASGASVFQHATYIRGMDTLMMDMMANPDMAHYILGKISSFYYEYYRRMFEEAGDLIDIFALADDLGMQNTLLISPELFEEYVAPLLKKMAELAHKHNIKLLLHTCGDIELLIPHFIELGVDILDPIQPESMNPLEIKEKYGQQITLRGGISVQDVVSRGTIEEVKTETQRIVEALKSGGGYIFSPGHPVLQDDIPVENIITMYKTGYKFGKY, from the coding sequence ATGGATTCAAAACAACGTATAAAACTTGCCACAAACCACAGGGAACCGGATAAGGTTCCGGCACATATGAATGCCACAAAATGGGTTGTAGCCAAACTTAAAAAAGCATTAGATGTAACAACCGACAAAGAACTGCTAAAATCACTACATATCGATATTTATGATATGCGTGGCATTGACCTGAATTCAGGAACGGTCCCCAAATATATCGGTCCTGAAAATGAACTATTTACAAACTGGAAGGGCGGAATTTTTAGTTTCTGGAATATGCGTGAATTCGAAAATAAAACTGACGCCGGCTGGACAATGGAAGCACCACCACCCCCACTCTCAAATGCTCTTTCAAAAGAAGAATGCGAAAAATATCTCTGGCCGGATAACAACTGGTTCGACTATTCCAACCTGAGAAAAGAACTGGAAGAATGGAATGATTTTTCAATTATGGCCTCGGGAGCTTCGGTATTTCAGCATGCCACATATATTCGTGGAATGGATACGCTGATGATGGATATGATGGCAAATCCTGACATGGCACATTATATACTCGGAAAAATTTCTTCCTTTTATTATGAATATTACCGGCGAATGTTTGAAGAAGCCGGAGACTTGATTGATATTTTTGCCCTTGCCGACGATTTGGGGATGCAAAATACACTGCTCATCAGCCCGGAACTTTTTGAAGAGTATGTAGCACCACTCCTGAAAAAAATGGCTGAGTTGGCACATAAACATAATATCAAACTTCTCCTCCATACCTGTGGAGATATCGAATTACTCATCCCTCACTTCATTGAACTTGGAGTGGATATACTCGATCCCATTCAACCTGAAAGTATGAACCCACTGGAGATAAAAGAAAAATATGGTCAGCAAATTACTTTACGAGGTGGAATAAGTGTACAAGATGTCGTCTCACGTGGAACAATTGAAGAAGTTAAAACTGAAACACAACGTATTGTGGAAGCATTAAAATCTGGCGGAGGTTATATCTTTTCACCCGGCCACCCGGTGCTTCAGGATGATATTCCTGTTGAAAACATAATAACAATGTATAAAACAGGATATAAATTCGGGAAATATTAA
- a CDS encoding sodium:solute symporter family transporter: MTLQFSLIKKILFFLSLFILLASNGILASNSNQKSANWLNFSESSIPDIPVKKGVAGAFSGIYDDVLIVAGGSYFDKPLWEGGQKIYTDSVFVCIKSGDNYQWHFAGHLPYSMAHGAAVTTTEGLLCIGGQGENQKYNNVFLLHWNSENQKIEIQQKIPPIPVATSYFSAAAISNIIYVCGGKTQDNEKEEITDNFWRLNLDSDEMGWEKQESCPGGERFGSSLVTQSNGDYNCLFLFGGKSDAGYLNDSYSFDPKTGEWTKKANMPYPALAAPVLPVGGSQIFLFSGSDGHDVDKILEVKDKYRFTNKILSYNTITNTWTEAGEMPRGVVNTTALMWNDQIVIPGGELRPGKRTPGVLSATINSVKKDNFSTLDYAMLFIYLALIAFLGYYFSSKNKSSKDFFLGGQKIPFWAAGLSMMAAQVSSIGFMSIPAKSFATNWSYFAGVLTWFVAVPVVIYAFVPFYRRLNVTSAYEYLEKRFNPFIRKFIAALYLLFQLIGRLGAIIFLPAIALSAVTGMDTIICILIIGLLATTYTVLGGMHAVIWIDVIQAIVLFGGIFLIIFYIFFNVDGGFTTFTNVAWNDHKFSFGSFDLNLTTAVFWVIIIGNIFNRLGTMSTDQSVVQRYLTTRDEKETAKALWTDVAVSIPWAMAVFGLGTALYVFYKVNPNLIDPALANDEIVPFFIGQNLPSGISGIIIAGIFAASMSSVDSSIHSSTTVLMRDFLHRRVSSKSELRKVSLARWITAGLGVMGTLIAIVMTFFDITSVWDIVLEFAGLFTGAMTGVFILGIFSERANGKGAVIGTLTSAIILLWVKNFTSLHFFLYSGIGIISCVIIGYLASLLFVDTKSTKGLTIYSVLKKQ, encoded by the coding sequence ATGACACTTCAATTCAGTTTGATAAAAAAGATATTATTTTTTTTGTCCCTGTTTATTTTACTGGCCAGTAATGGTATTCTGGCCAGTAATTCAAATCAAAAATCTGCCAACTGGCTTAATTTTTCCGAATCATCAATTCCTGATATTCCTGTAAAAAAAGGAGTTGCCGGTGCATTTTCAGGAATTTATGACGATGTCCTCATTGTAGCCGGAGGTTCTTATTTTGATAAACCTCTTTGGGAGGGAGGGCAAAAAATTTACACTGATTCCGTATTTGTCTGTATCAAAAGCGGTGATAATTACCAATGGCATTTTGCCGGACATTTACCATATTCTATGGCACATGGAGCAGCAGTCACAACTACCGAAGGATTGTTGTGCATCGGAGGACAAGGTGAAAATCAAAAATACAATAACGTTTTTTTGCTTCACTGGAATAGTGAAAATCAAAAAATAGAAATTCAACAAAAAATACCACCAATTCCGGTAGCTACTTCCTATTTTTCTGCTGCAGCTATAAGCAATATAATTTATGTCTGTGGTGGTAAAACTCAGGATAACGAAAAAGAAGAAATAACGGATAATTTCTGGAGATTAAATCTGGATAGTGATGAAATGGGCTGGGAAAAACAGGAATCTTGTCCGGGAGGTGAACGATTTGGTTCATCACTGGTTACCCAATCAAACGGCGATTATAATTGCCTGTTTCTTTTTGGCGGAAAATCAGATGCCGGCTATCTTAACGACAGCTACTCATTCGACCCAAAAACCGGGGAATGGACAAAGAAAGCAAACATGCCCTATCCTGCTCTTGCTGCTCCCGTGCTTCCGGTGGGAGGCTCACAAATCTTTCTTTTTAGCGGCTCCGACGGACATGACGTTGATAAAATTCTGGAAGTAAAAGATAAATACCGATTCACAAACAAAATCTTATCGTATAATACCATTACCAATACCTGGACAGAAGCAGGAGAAATGCCCCGAGGAGTAGTCAATACAACTGCATTAATGTGGAACGACCAGATTGTTATCCCCGGAGGTGAACTCAGGCCTGGAAAAAGAACGCCCGGAGTATTAAGTGCTACCATTAACTCGGTAAAAAAAGACAATTTTTCGACATTGGATTATGCCATGTTGTTTATTTACCTGGCATTAATTGCATTTCTTGGATACTATTTCTCTTCTAAGAATAAATCATCAAAAGACTTTTTTCTGGGTGGACAAAAAATTCCGTTCTGGGCAGCAGGACTGAGTATGATGGCAGCCCAGGTAAGTTCCATTGGCTTTATGTCTATACCGGCAAAGTCATTTGCCACCAACTGGAGCTATTTTGCCGGTGTACTCACGTGGTTTGTTGCTGTACCTGTTGTTATTTATGCCTTTGTACCTTTCTACAGGCGTTTAAATGTGACCAGTGCTTATGAATACCTTGAAAAACGGTTTAATCCTTTTATTCGCAAATTCATAGCCGCACTTTACCTGTTATTCCAACTTATCGGGAGGCTGGGAGCCATCATATTCCTCCCTGCCATTGCTTTGTCTGCTGTTACCGGTATGGATACCATAATTTGTATCCTGATTATCGGGTTACTTGCCACAACATATACAGTTCTGGGGGGAATGCATGCGGTTATATGGATTGATGTAATTCAGGCTATCGTATTATTTGGCGGTATTTTCCTGATAATCTTCTATATCTTTTTTAATGTTGACGGAGGATTTACAACATTTACCAATGTGGCCTGGAACGACCATAAATTCAGTTTCGGGAGTTTTGATCTCAATCTCACAACAGCCGTTTTCTGGGTAATAATAATCGGTAATATTTTCAACAGGCTGGGAACGATGTCCACCGACCAGTCGGTGGTACAACGGTATTTAACTACCCGCGATGAAAAAGAGACAGCAAAAGCCTTATGGACTGATGTAGCTGTATCCATTCCCTGGGCGATGGCTGTTTTTGGATTGGGAACTGCGCTGTATGTTTTTTACAAAGTCAATCCTAACCTAATAGATCCCGCGCTTGCCAACGACGAAATCGTACCTTTTTTTATTGGACAAAACCTTCCCTCAGGGATAAGCGGGATAATTATTGCCGGGATTTTTGCCGCCTCCATGTCCAGTGTCGACAGTTCTATTCACAGTTCAACTACAGTATTGATGCGTGATTTTCTGCACCGCCGTGTGAGTTCAAAATCGGAACTCCGAAAAGTTTCGCTTGCCCGGTGGATAACTGCAGGCCTGGGTGTCATGGGAACGCTCATCGCCATTGTAATGACCTTTTTCGATATCACTTCTGTTTGGGATATTGTCCTTGAATTTGCAGGACTTTTTACAGGTGCCATGACCGGAGTTTTTATCCTTGGAATTTTTAGCGAAAGGGCCAATGGTAAAGGTGCTGTTATTGGCACTCTTACAAGTGCAATTATACTTCTATGGGTGAAAAACTTTACGTCATTACACTTTTTCCTTTATAGTGGTATTGGAATCATCAGTTGCGTTATTATTGGCTACCTGGCCAGCTTGCTTTTTGTTGATACAAAAAGTACAAAGGGACTTACTATTTATTCAGTATTAAAAAAACAATAG
- a CDS encoding FAD-dependent oxidoreductase — MNSIKQILYKQDIPVTSEYDVVVCGGGPSGCAAALSAKREGLKTLLIESMGQLGGMAVTGLVSHWLGGRTQEGAWVVGGLFKSLAEESASRGYAVLPQLKEGEKYHPYGWFNWFIHGIPLDPFAVDLFLDEKMEMAGVDVLLQTQFVDVITEKNTISHLIVYNRGGLQAIKTKAVIDATGNAEVAFKSGCQTIKGRKEDGKMTPASLIFHVYNVDEKALTEYIEKEKDPKLRKLITELRDKGIWNFPYDIFIATKLVEDGEFYINTNRLTGVDGTDGKSLSEGMKRGRKENQKLMEIFRKYIPGFENARVKTIAPQMGVRETRRIVGDFMLTIDDLAQDKTFDDCIGFSMYGWDLPDPEKPSVQPFANDEITGYKYKIKKGLSTPLPYRIMLPKPVENLICPGRAVSVEGQVLGPVRVMAPCMAMGEAAGMAAKQVVRKDTSFHQIDIQKLREELKAAGAIIEKEQLPPIYPRVDQT, encoded by the coding sequence ATGAACTCAATAAAACAAATTTTATATAAACAAGATATTCCTGTTACCTCTGAATACGATGTAGTAGTTTGCGGGGGAGGCCCTTCCGGCTGTGCTGCGGCTTTGTCCGCTAAAAGGGAGGGGTTAAAAACACTCTTGATTGAAAGCATGGGCCAACTTGGCGGAATGGCAGTAACTGGTTTGGTTTCACATTGGCTCGGCGGAAGAACACAGGAAGGTGCGTGGGTTGTTGGCGGACTGTTTAAATCATTGGCAGAAGAATCTGCCAGCCGCGGATATGCTGTTTTACCCCAATTAAAAGAAGGAGAAAAATATCACCCTTACGGTTGGTTCAACTGGTTTATCCACGGGATTCCGTTAGATCCTTTTGCTGTTGACCTGTTTCTGGATGAAAAAATGGAGATGGCAGGTGTTGACGTGTTACTTCAAACACAATTTGTTGATGTGATTACAGAAAAAAATACCATTTCACATCTGATCGTTTACAACAGGGGCGGACTTCAGGCGATAAAAACAAAAGCAGTAATTGATGCTACAGGGAATGCCGAAGTAGCATTTAAATCAGGCTGCCAGACCATAAAAGGGAGAAAGGAAGATGGAAAAATGACACCGGCTTCTCTTATCTTTCATGTGTATAATGTAGATGAAAAAGCGCTTACAGAATACATTGAAAAAGAAAAGGATCCCAAATTACGAAAGCTGATAACCGAACTACGGGATAAAGGTATCTGGAACTTCCCTTACGATATTTTTATTGCTACCAAACTGGTTGAAGACGGGGAGTTTTATATCAATACCAATCGACTTACCGGTGTAGACGGGACAGATGGAAAATCGCTTTCAGAGGGAATGAAGCGAGGAAGAAAAGAGAATCAAAAGTTAATGGAAATTTTCAGAAAATACATTCCAGGATTTGAAAATGCCCGCGTTAAAACCATAGCTCCGCAAATGGGTGTTCGGGAAACCCGCCGTATAGTTGGCGATTTTATGCTCACAATTGACGACCTGGCACAGGATAAGACATTTGACGATTGTATTGGCTTTAGCATGTATGGATGGGATTTACCCGACCCCGAAAAACCAAGTGTACAACCTTTTGCCAATGACGAAATAACCGGTTACAAATACAAAATAAAAAAGGGATTGAGCACACCGCTTCCTTACCGAATTATGTTGCCAAAACCGGTTGAAAACCTCATTTGTCCGGGAAGGGCAGTAAGTGTGGAAGGCCAGGTTCTGGGCCCCGTAAGGGTTATGGCGCCATGTATGGCCATGGGCGAAGCAGCAGGAATGGCTGCAAAACAGGTGGTCAGAAAAGACACTTCCTTTCACCAAATAGATATTCAGAAGCTCAGGGAAGAATTAAAAGCAGCGGGTGCCATTATCGAAAAGGAACAGTTGCCGCCTATTTATCCAAGAGTTGATCAAACATAA
- a CDS encoding sialidase family protein, with the protein MKTKLFFTIIWILILCIYFPKYVESANKNKTIRLESKQSHIPVLILKNKNPVLQTKMTVSSKKANVQKIAVSLDGTTDLNDIETVRLSYTKSQDNNNQMPFGKPVSPSSEIIFADNVNFENDTILFNVLIKLKDDANLFHKINASCPYFVINNKKVIPEKKGSRHPLRIGVAIRQQNDDNVHTFRIPGLTTTNKGTLLAIYDARRNSSRDLQGDIDIGVSRSTDGGNTWEPMRIGLDMGEWGGLPEKFNGASDPCILVDKNSNKIFLAGLWMYGVLDENGKWIENLNENSEAWNHQWRNNGSQPGFGVKQTAQFLIATSTDDGKTWSTPENLTQMCKKEAWWLWAPAPGHGITLEDGTLVFPTQGRDKNGRSFSNITYSTDEGKTWKTSQPAYSNTTENMVAQLDDGRLMLNARYNPNRSNSTDTNGRVVVTTNDLGQTWTEHPSSRSALIESTCMASIHKHIYHENGKEKSILLFSNPNTKTGRHHMTLKVSIDNGNTWPEEFWMLLDEGKSRGYSCITSIDENTVGILYEGSQSDLIFESIPLKEILDIETND; encoded by the coding sequence ATGAAAACAAAATTATTCTTCACGATTATTTGGATTTTAATCCTTTGCATTTATTTCCCTAAGTATGTTGAATCAGCCAATAAAAACAAAACCATTCGCCTTGAATCTAAGCAATCTCATATACCCGTTCTTATTTTAAAAAATAAAAATCCGGTTCTCCAAACAAAAATGACTGTTTCGTCTAAAAAAGCAAACGTGCAGAAAATTGCCGTTTCCCTTGATGGCACAACCGATTTAAACGATATTGAAACAGTACGTTTGTCGTATACCAAAAGCCAGGATAACAATAATCAAATGCCATTTGGAAAACCCGTTTCGCCTTCTTCTGAGATCATTTTTGCAGACAATGTAAATTTCGAAAATGATACTATCCTGTTCAACGTATTAATAAAACTAAAAGATGATGCCAATTTATTTCACAAGATAAATGCTTCCTGCCCCTACTTTGTAATAAATAACAAAAAGGTAATTCCCGAAAAAAAAGGTTCCCGGCATCCTCTTCGCATTGGAGTTGCCATACGACAACAAAACGACGACAATGTTCATACCTTCCGTATTCCGGGATTGACAACCACAAACAAAGGAACATTACTGGCCATTTACGATGCCCGCCGAAACAGCAGTCGTGATTTGCAAGGAGATATTGACATTGGTGTGAGTCGCAGCACCGACGGAGGGAATACCTGGGAGCCTATGCGTATTGGCCTGGACATGGGAGAATGGGGCGGTCTGCCTGAAAAATTTAACGGAGCTAGCGACCCCTGTATTCTTGTCGATAAGAATTCAAATAAAATATTTCTTGCCGGACTTTGGATGTACGGCGTATTGGATGAAAACGGAAAGTGGATAGAAAATCTGAATGAAAACAGCGAAGCCTGGAATCACCAGTGGCGAAACAATGGTTCGCAACCCGGATTTGGTGTAAAACAAACTGCCCAGTTTCTGATAGCTACTTCAACCGACGATGGAAAAACATGGAGTACACCGGAAAATCTGACCCAAATGTGCAAAAAAGAAGCGTGGTGGTTATGGGCTCCGGCGCCCGGACATGGCATTACACTCGAAGATGGTACATTGGTTTTTCCAACACAGGGCCGTGATAAAAACGGCAGGTCATTTTCAAATATTACTTATAGCACAGACGAAGGGAAAACATGGAAAACAAGTCAACCTGCCTATTCCAACACCACCGAAAACATGGTGGCACAACTTGACGATGGAAGGCTTATGCTAAATGCCCGTTATAATCCAAATCGTTCAAATTCAACCGATACCAATGGCCGGGTAGTTGTTACCACCAACGATCTTGGTCAAACATGGACAGAGCATCCATCTTCACGATCTGCTTTAATCGAATCAACATGTATGGCTTCGATTCACAAACATATTTATCATGAAAACGGAAAAGAAAAAAGCATTCTCCTATTCTCCAATCCAAATACCAAAACCGGTCGGCACCACATGACGCTGAAGGTAAGTATTGATAATGGAAACACGTGGCCGGAAGAATTCTGGATGTTGCTCGATGAAGGAAAAAGCCGCGGATATTCTTGTATAACTTCAATTGATGAAAATACCGTTGGTATATTATACGAAGGGAGCCAGTCGGACCTCATTTTTGAAAGCATTCCACTGAAAGAAATATTAGACATCGAAACAAATGATTAA